One Candidatus Tanganyikabacteria bacterium DNA window includes the following coding sequences:
- the rnz gene encoding ribonuclease Z — protein sequence MELSLTFLGTAGAVPTPSRGLSSTLVQRGGDRFLVDCGEGTQRQLIKAAVGITQIQRILLTHLHADHYLGLPGMLKTWELWGREEPAEIYGPRGLFDLVEALRRVIGRISFPVEWRELAPGERLSFPGYRVETIATEHRIPSLGYGFYEDPRPGRFDPAAARKLGVPEGPAFGRLQHGEVIALPDGREVRPDDVMGPSRPGRKVVVTGDTRPCEAVLRAARGCDCLVHDSTFTSAEQGRASETSHTTAAEAGRVASQAGVKLLVLTHLSFRHPPRDIHNEARGVFENCVLPSDFDRVVVPFPEKGPPYLVKPTLTEADAARAMPVPAQSFEL from the coding sequence ATGGAACTCTCCCTGACGTTCCTCGGCACGGCGGGAGCCGTGCCGACGCCGAGCCGCGGTTTATCGTCCACGCTGGTGCAACGGGGCGGGGATCGCTTCCTGGTGGATTGCGGCGAAGGCACGCAGCGGCAACTCATCAAGGCCGCCGTCGGCATCACCCAGATCCAGCGCATCCTCCTGACGCACCTGCATGCCGACCACTACCTGGGTCTGCCGGGGATGCTCAAGACCTGGGAGCTCTGGGGGCGGGAAGAGCCGGCCGAGATCTACGGGCCGCGGGGGCTCTTCGACCTGGTCGAGGCCTTGCGAAGGGTGATCGGCCGCATCTCCTTCCCGGTGGAATGGCGCGAACTGGCGCCCGGCGAGCGTTTGTCCTTCCCCGGCTACCGCGTGGAGACCATCGCTACCGAGCACCGCATCCCGAGCCTCGGCTACGGCTTCTACGAAGATCCGCGCCCCGGCCGCTTCGACCCGGCCGCCGCCCGCAAGCTCGGTGTGCCCGAGGGTCCGGCCTTCGGGCGCCTGCAGCACGGCGAGGTGATCGCGCTGCCGGATGGCCGCGAGGTGCGGCCGGACGACGTCATGGGCCCGTCGCGGCCCGGTCGCAAGGTGGTCGTCACGGGCGACACGCGGCCGTGCGAGGCGGTCCTGCGGGCGGCCCGGGGATGCGACTGTCTGGTGCACGACTCCACGTTCACGAGCGCCGAGCAGGGCCGCGCCAGCGAGACCAGCCACACCACCGCCGCGGAGGCCGGTCGCGTGGCCAGCCAGGCCGGGGTCAAGCTCCTGGTCCTCACGCATCTCTCGTTTCGCCACCCGCCCCGCGACATCCACAACGAGGCGCGGGGCGTCTTCGAGAATTGCGTACTGCCGTCGGATTTCGATCGGGTCGTGGTGCCCTTCCCCGAGAAAGGGCCCCCCTACCTGGTCAAGCCCACCTTGACCGAGGCGGACGCGGCCCGCGCCATGCCGGTCCCGGCGCAATCCTTCGAGCTGTAG
- a CDS encoding LysM peptidoglycan-binding domain-containing protein — MQAEAPGPITPAPESGVLAIESEGGRRCIAEELDALRALLAARRGRLPAEIGRALAQSDWLRDQVAWPPPPAPGRSPWVPAVAAASICAGLITAPPGFALPAPPLPRFTDSDLVPPPPVLGGHLAPVVAVQPAPADPLPAPAAGTVAAKSPAAGSAPAKVPAGSATEEALAVPAAQPADPAEPVLGEAAPPIRLPFEGRQVIADPAPAARPASARPAAARPAKPGPAAARSDESAASAQRWHVVKPGDTLIKLARRYYQGAGARWKGLFAFNRQRVRDADRIFPGDRIVIPTLAEAIAAERGHAPVLAAAEAISARPAHNAAPARRGHRTRHKTRVARAQEPILRPRPGLPI, encoded by the coding sequence ATGCAGGCCGAAGCCCCTGGACCGATCACGCCGGCACCGGAATCCGGCGTTCTCGCCATTGAGTCGGAGGGCGGCCGGCGTTGCATCGCCGAAGAACTCGACGCTTTGCGTGCCCTGCTGGCAGCGCGGCGCGGGCGCCTTCCTGCCGAGATCGGCAGGGCCCTGGCCCAGAGCGACTGGTTGCGGGATCAAGTAGCCTGGCCGCCGCCGCCGGCTCCCGGTCGCTCCCCCTGGGTGCCGGCCGTGGCCGCCGCGTCGATCTGCGCCGGCTTGATCACCGCGCCTCCCGGGTTCGCCCTGCCGGCACCGCCTCTGCCACGGTTCACCGACTCCGACCTGGTGCCGCCGCCGCCCGTGCTCGGTGGACACCTGGCTCCGGTCGTGGCCGTGCAACCCGCGCCGGCCGATCCTTTGCCCGCCCCCGCCGCCGGCACGGTCGCCGCCAAGTCCCCCGCCGCCGGATCGGCTCCCGCCAAGGTCCCCGCCGGATCGGCGACGGAGGAGGCGCTTGCCGTGCCCGCCGCTCAGCCGGCCGACCCGGCGGAACCCGTCCTTGGCGAGGCCGCGCCGCCGATTCGCCTCCCCTTCGAGGGCCGCCAGGTGATCGCCGATCCGGCGCCGGCCGCCAGGCCGGCCAGCGCCAGACCCGCGGCGGCGCGGCCGGCGAAGCCCGGTCCGGCAGCGGCGCGATCCGACGAGTCTGCCGCGAGCGCGCAGCGCTGGCATGTCGTGAAGCCGGGCGACACGCTCATCAAGCTCGCTCGCAGGTACTACCAGGGGGCCGGCGCCCGCTGGAAGGGCCTCTTCGCGTTCAACCGGCAGCGCGTTCGCGACGCCGACCGCATCTTCCCGGGCGATCGCATCGTCATCCCGACTCTCGCCGAGGCGATCGCGGCCGAACGCGGGCACGCGCCGGTGCTGGCGGCGGCCGAGGCGATTTCCGCCCGCCCGGCTCACAACGCCGCCCCCGCCCGGCGAGGACACCGTACCCGCCACAAGACGCGAGTGGCGCGCGCCCAGGAGCCGATCCTGCGTCCCCGTCCCGGCCTGCCGATCTAG
- a CDS encoding NfeD family protein, whose protein sequence is MHLDAWHIWTIIALALIIGEVFTAGFVLACFAVGSLVAAIAGFYHLDVTLQLLAFSAASLAAFFGVRPFALAHLAGPEAHKTNVDALVGREALVSERLDPATSQGRVKVDGEDWWGVTRSGRAIEPGEKVVVVEVEGARLIVEPESTGREG, encoded by the coding sequence GTGCACCTGGATGCCTGGCACATCTGGACCATCATCGCCCTGGCGCTGATCATCGGCGAAGTGTTCACCGCCGGCTTCGTGCTCGCGTGCTTCGCGGTCGGCAGCCTGGTCGCGGCGATCGCCGGGTTCTACCACCTGGACGTCACGCTGCAGTTGCTGGCGTTCTCCGCGGCCTCGCTCGCCGCCTTCTTCGGCGTGCGGCCGTTCGCCCTTGCGCACCTCGCCGGGCCGGAGGCTCACAAGACCAACGTCGACGCCCTGGTGGGCCGCGAGGCGCTCGTGTCCGAGCGGCTCGATCCGGCCACGAGCCAGGGGCGGGTCAAGGTGGACGGCGAGGACTGGTGGGGCGTCACGCGGTCCGGCCGGGCGATCGAACCGGGCGAGAAGGTCGTCGTGGTCGAGGTCGAAGGGGCGCGCTTGATCGTGGAGCCCGAATCCACGGGAAGGGAGGGTTAG
- a CDS encoding M50 family metallopeptidase, whose translation MTARPPALFPVIVAGMLCLVMAYVPGFDIVLYPLRLLTTMVHEGGHALATLATGGQVVAVTIEPDGSGLTRSLGGWRPLILSAGYLGTTLVGCLLLLASRVQNRATLLLFVLGASTLALTVLFGRNWLAWAMGIFWGLLLAGWAMRGPRKTHGVMLAFLGIQGSLNAMTDLRTLFDLSVRTGATTDAAMMSREILWGLLPAPFWAILWAAVGATVTAVTLRELLRAPGS comes from the coding sequence GTGACCGCCAGACCGCCCGCGCTCTTCCCGGTGATCGTCGCCGGGATGCTTTGCCTGGTCATGGCGTACGTGCCGGGCTTCGACATCGTGCTCTACCCGCTCCGCCTCCTCACGACGATGGTCCACGAAGGCGGTCATGCGCTCGCGACGCTGGCCACGGGCGGGCAGGTCGTCGCGGTCACGATCGAGCCCGACGGGAGCGGACTCACGCGGTCGCTCGGCGGCTGGCGCCCCCTCATCCTGTCAGCCGGCTACCTGGGCACCACCCTGGTGGGCTGCCTCCTGCTGCTGGCGTCCCGGGTCCAGAATCGGGCCACGCTCTTGCTGTTCGTGCTGGGCGCCTCGACGCTCGCCCTGACGGTCCTCTTCGGGCGCAACTGGCTCGCCTGGGCCATGGGGATCTTCTGGGGGCTCCTGCTCGCGGGCTGGGCCATGAGGGGCCCGCGCAAGACACACGGCGTCATGCTGGCATTCCTGGGCATCCAGGGCAGCCTCAACGCCATGACCGACCTGCGCACGCTCTTCGACCTCTCGGTGCGAACGGGCGCCACCACCGACGCGGCGATGATGAGCCGGGAAATCCTCTGGGGGCTGCTGCCCGCGCCGTTCTGGGCCATCCTCTGGGCGGCGGTCGGCGCCACCGTCACGGCGGTGACGCTGCGCGAACTGCTGCGGGCGCCCGGCTCGTGA
- a CDS encoding YifB family Mg chelatase-like AAA ATPase, with translation MQATVSGGATLGIQGVVVAVEVDVANGLPNFLIVGLPDAAVNESKERVRAALRNSGFDPPGTRITVNLAPAHLRKAGPGFDLPIAIGLLAAADSLGAGDLGRYVFLGELALDGSVRRVAGVLPVAIEARRWGQALVVARPAAPEALLVGGLDVFAFETLQEVVAFLREPAAVRPAEQVASDAAAEPPGMEADLADIKGQPGARRAVEIAAAGGHNLLFIGPPGSGKSMLARRIPSILPPLTPPEALEVTAIYSVGGLLESRGVLESRPPFRSPHHSISCAGLVGGSSAPRPGEVSLAHRGVLFLDELGEFSRGTLEVLRQPLEDRRVVISRARATVAYPADFSLAAAMNPCPCGYSGDRVKTCTCGVDRVARYWSRISGPLVDRLDLHIEVPRLEAEQIMAAPQGEPSAVVRERVREARARQGRRFQGRGGRIVCNGQMVGRELRQHCRLDAASERVLAGAIRQLGLTARTYDRVLKVARTLADLAGRDEIRSDDLKEALQLRVLDAR, from the coding sequence ATGCAAGCAACAGTTTCCGGAGGGGCGACCCTGGGCATCCAGGGCGTCGTCGTCGCCGTCGAGGTGGACGTGGCCAACGGCCTGCCCAACTTCCTCATCGTGGGTCTGCCCGATGCCGCGGTCAACGAGAGCAAGGAGCGCGTCCGGGCGGCCTTGCGAAACTCGGGGTTCGATCCCCCCGGCACCCGCATCACGGTCAACCTGGCGCCCGCCCACCTGCGCAAGGCCGGTCCCGGCTTCGACTTGCCGATCGCCATCGGGTTGCTGGCAGCGGCGGACAGCCTCGGCGCCGGGGATCTGGGCCGCTACGTCTTCCTGGGCGAACTCGCGCTCGACGGCTCCGTCCGCAGGGTCGCGGGCGTACTGCCCGTGGCGATCGAGGCGCGGCGCTGGGGCCAGGCCCTGGTCGTCGCGCGTCCGGCCGCGCCCGAGGCCTTGCTGGTCGGGGGCCTCGACGTCTTCGCGTTCGAGACCCTCCAGGAAGTGGTCGCCTTCCTGCGAGAGCCGGCGGCCGTGCGGCCGGCGGAGCAGGTCGCGAGCGACGCGGCGGCCGAGCCGCCCGGGATGGAGGCGGATCTGGCGGACATCAAGGGACAACCCGGCGCGCGCCGGGCGGTCGAGATCGCCGCCGCGGGCGGCCACAACCTGCTGTTCATCGGCCCGCCCGGGTCCGGCAAATCGATGCTCGCGCGGCGCATTCCGTCGATCCTGCCGCCGCTCACGCCGCCCGAGGCCCTGGAGGTGACGGCAATATACAGCGTGGGCGGCCTGCTCGAATCGCGAGGCGTCCTCGAGAGCCGCCCGCCATTCCGGTCGCCCCACCACAGCATCTCGTGCGCCGGCCTGGTGGGCGGCAGCAGCGCGCCGCGCCCGGGCGAGGTCTCGCTGGCGCACCGCGGGGTGCTCTTCCTGGACGAACTCGGGGAATTCTCGCGCGGCACGCTCGAGGTGCTGCGCCAGCCCCTGGAGGACAGGCGGGTCGTTATCAGCCGGGCGCGCGCGACGGTCGCATATCCGGCAGACTTCTCGCTGGCCGCGGCGATGAACCCGTGCCCGTGCGGCTACTCGGGCGATCGCGTCAAGACCTGCACGTGCGGGGTGGATCGCGTGGCCCGGTACTGGTCGCGAATCTCCGGGCCGCTGGTCGATCGGCTCGACCTGCACATCGAGGTGCCCCGGCTAGAGGCCGAGCAGATCATGGCCGCGCCGCAGGGCGAGCCCAGCGCCGTGGTGCGGGAGCGCGTGCGCGAGGCGCGGGCCCGGCAGGGCCGGCGGTTCCAGGGCCGCGGCGGCCGGATCGTCTGCAACGGCCAGATGGTGGGCCGGGAGCTGCGCCAGCACTGCCGGCTCGACGCGGCGAGCGAGCGGGTGCTGGCCGGCGCCATCCGGCAACTCGGCCTCACCGCGCGCACCTACGACCGGGTGCTCAAGGTGGCGCGCACCCTCGCCGACCTGGCCGGCCGCGACGAGATCCGCTCCGACGACCTCAAGGAGGCGCTGCAGTTGCGCGTGCTGGACGCGCGCTGA
- a CDS encoding long-chain fatty acid--CoA ligase, giving the protein MHVTLPAVFDQTVAKFGSKAALRYKKNEAWHPITYQEFADFAEKVTAALIGLGVVAGDRVALLSENRPEWVFADQGILAAGAVNVPIYPTLTAAQVKYILEDCGAKLIILSSGTHLAKISEISGEVPQLTHVVLLDGAPEHAVKQDILTFDALLKKGEELLGSTLNERKARKEQLKGDDLASIIYTSGTTGNPKGAMLSHNNLASNHQVINTLIGITAEDSCLSFLPLCHVFERIAYYTFVLAGATINYAENIDKVPQNLAEVSPTFMCSVPRLFEKIRARVYDAMDQAGGLKKTLFTWGLKVAKEASVEKEKVGSVPPVLALQVAIADRLVFSKIRARTGGKLRYAISGGAPLSREVGEFFNLIGITVLEGYGLTETSPIVSANTPAARRLGTVGKPIPGVDVKIAADGEILCKGPNVMKGYWNLADATRDAIDADGWFHTGDIGEFDADGYLKITDRKKEILVMSNGKNVAPAPVENALITSPYIAQAVLIGDNRNFISALIVPNFEPLERWAKGEGLNTASRVALIEIPKVRQLLRAEIDRTTRDFARFEQIKEFVLLPEELSQDKGELTPTLKLKRRIILERYKAQIEEVYAGAPAPVGA; this is encoded by the coding sequence ATGCACGTGACCCTGCCCGCCGTGTTCGACCAGACGGTCGCCAAATTCGGCTCCAAGGCCGCCCTTCGCTACAAGAAGAACGAAGCCTGGCACCCCATTACCTACCAGGAGTTCGCCGATTTTGCCGAGAAGGTGACGGCGGCCCTGATCGGCCTCGGGGTCGTGGCGGGCGATCGCGTCGCCCTGCTGTCGGAGAACCGGCCCGAGTGGGTCTTCGCCGACCAGGGGATCCTGGCCGCCGGCGCGGTCAACGTGCCGATCTACCCGACGCTCACGGCCGCGCAGGTCAAGTACATCCTCGAGGACTGCGGCGCCAAGCTGATCATCCTGTCGTCCGGCACGCACCTCGCCAAGATCTCCGAGATCTCGGGCGAGGTACCGCAGTTGACGCACGTGGTGCTCCTGGACGGCGCGCCCGAGCATGCGGTCAAGCAGGACATTCTCACGTTCGACGCCCTCCTCAAGAAGGGCGAAGAGTTGCTGGGATCCACACTCAACGAGCGCAAAGCCCGCAAGGAGCAGCTAAAGGGCGACGACCTGGCGTCCATCATCTACACGTCCGGCACCACCGGCAATCCCAAGGGCGCGATGCTCTCGCACAACAACCTGGCCTCCAACCACCAGGTGATCAACACGCTCATCGGCATCACCGCCGAGGATTCCTGCCTGTCGTTCCTGCCGCTCTGCCACGTCTTCGAGCGCATCGCCTACTACACCTTCGTCCTCGCCGGGGCGACGATCAACTACGCTGAAAACATCGACAAGGTGCCGCAAAACCTGGCCGAGGTCTCGCCGACCTTCATGTGCAGCGTGCCGCGCCTCTTCGAGAAGATTCGCGCCCGCGTCTACGACGCCATGGATCAAGCCGGCGGGCTCAAGAAGACGCTGTTCACCTGGGGCCTGAAGGTGGCCAAGGAAGCCTCTGTCGAGAAGGAGAAAGTGGGGAGCGTCCCGCCGGTGCTCGCGCTGCAGGTGGCCATCGCCGATCGCCTGGTCTTCTCGAAGATCCGGGCCCGTACGGGCGGCAAGCTGCGCTACGCCATCTCGGGCGGCGCGCCGCTTTCCCGCGAGGTCGGGGAATTCTTCAACCTCATCGGCATCACCGTGCTGGAGGGCTACGGCCTGACCGAGACGAGCCCGATCGTCTCGGCCAACACCCCGGCGGCCCGCCGCCTGGGTACGGTCGGCAAGCCCATCCCGGGCGTCGACGTCAAGATAGCGGCCGACGGCGAGATCCTCTGCAAGGGCCCCAACGTCATGAAGGGCTACTGGAACCTGGCCGATGCCACCCGTGACGCCATCGACGCCGACGGCTGGTTCCACACCGGCGACATCGGCGAGTTCGACGCCGACGGCTACCTCAAGATCACCGACCGCAAGAAGGAGATCCTGGTGATGTCCAACGGCAAGAACGTCGCGCCGGCGCCGGTCGAAAACGCGCTCATCACCAGCCCCTACATCGCGCAGGCGGTGCTGATCGGCGACAACCGCAACTTCATCTCCGCCCTCATCGTGCCCAACTTCGAGCCGCTGGAGCGCTGGGCCAAGGGCGAGGGCCTCAACACCGCCAGCCGCGTGGCGCTGATCGAGATCCCGAAGGTGCGCCAGTTGCTACGTGCCGAGATCGACCGCACGACCCGCGATTTCGCCCGCTTCGAGCAGATCAAGGAGTTCGTGCTCCTGCCCGAAGAACTCTCGCAGGACAAGGGCGAGCTCACGCCCACGCTCAAGCTCAAGCGGCGCATCATCCTCGAGCGCTACAAGGCCCAGATCGAGGAGGTGTATGCGGGCGCTCCCGCTCCGGTCGGCGCCTGA
- a CDS encoding mismatch-specific DNA-glycosylase, which produces MAELTWVDGQETLADIVRPGLDLLFVGYNPSLPAIARRQYYGNPANAFWKELHACGLVPAFYGTPGDDVRVLDHGIGITDVVKRPTATSRELAKGEYLAGFARLSALVAEYRPRTVCFVGVDLLRRYEAQAARFPADIAVTAVYSTSGLANGYWRERREGFARLAASLGRRESLQTASGLR; this is translated from the coding sequence GTGGCGGAACTCACCTGGGTTGACGGCCAGGAGACCCTGGCGGACATCGTCCGGCCTGGTCTCGACCTGCTCTTCGTAGGCTACAACCCGAGCCTCCCGGCGATCGCCCGGCGGCAGTACTACGGCAACCCGGCAAACGCCTTCTGGAAGGAACTGCACGCGTGCGGGCTGGTGCCGGCCTTCTACGGCACGCCCGGCGACGACGTGCGGGTGCTGGATCACGGCATCGGCATCACCGACGTCGTCAAGCGGCCCACCGCCACGTCCCGGGAGCTGGCCAAGGGCGAGTACCTGGCGGGATTCGCCCGCCTGTCCGCTCTGGTGGCCGAGTACCGGCCGCGCACCGTCTGCTTCGTGGGCGTGGACCTGCTGCGGCGCTACGAGGCGCAAGCCGCGCGCTTTCCCGCGGACATCGCGGTCACCGCCGTCTACTCCACCAGCGGCCTGGCCAACGGCTACTGGCGCGAGCGGCGGGAAGGCTTCGCCCGCCTGGCCGCATCGCTGGGCCGGCGGGAGAGCCTGCAAACCGCTAGCGGCCTACGCTAG
- a CDS encoding SPFH/Band 7/PHB domain protein, producing MEGGLFVLFVLAIFIIVVVSKGLVIVKQAETMVIERLGRYYTTIGSGLSLIIPLIDQPRSIDWKYAEEAGGRQVVRRIRTARIDLRETVLDIPKQNVITKDNVATEISALVFIQITDPKKAVYEIANLPDSIEKLTQTSLRNIIGEMDLDESLNSRDTINTKLRVILDEAGHKWGVKVTRVELQDINPPRDIREAMEKQMRAERDRRAQILEAEGTKRARILEAEGMREAEINKAEGEKRARVLRAEGEAEARLRVAQAESASVKTLSDTIAGTGGNPANFLIAMRYIETLREMVSGRDNKVIYLPYEATSLLGAVGGIKDIFDGARGQGVLSSTRGGTHLG from the coding sequence ATGGAAGGCGGCTTGTTCGTCCTCTTCGTCCTCGCCATCTTCATCATCGTCGTCGTCTCGAAGGGCCTGGTGATCGTCAAGCAGGCCGAGACCATGGTCATCGAACGCCTGGGCCGCTACTACACGACCATCGGCAGCGGCCTCAGCCTGATCATCCCCCTCATCGATCAGCCCCGCTCCATCGACTGGAAGTACGCCGAGGAGGCGGGCGGCCGGCAAGTGGTGCGGCGCATCCGGACGGCGCGCATCGACCTGCGCGAGACGGTGCTGGATATCCCCAAGCAAAACGTCATCACCAAGGACAACGTCGCCACCGAGATCAGCGCCCTGGTCTTCATCCAGATCACCGACCCGAAGAAGGCGGTTTACGAGATCGCCAACTTGCCGGACTCCATCGAGAAGCTCACCCAGACCTCGCTGCGCAACATCATCGGCGAGATGGACCTAGACGAATCCCTCAACTCCCGCGACACGATCAACACCAAGCTGCGCGTGATCCTGGACGAGGCCGGCCACAAGTGGGGCGTCAAGGTCACCCGCGTCGAGTTGCAGGACATCAATCCGCCGCGTGACATCCGCGAGGCCATGGAGAAGCAGATGCGGGCCGAACGCGACCGCCGCGCCCAGATCCTCGAGGCGGAGGGCACCAAGCGGGCGCGCATCCTCGAGGCCGAAGGCATGCGCGAGGCCGAGATCAACAAGGCCGAAGGGGAGAAGCGGGCCCGGGTGCTCCGCGCCGAGGGCGAGGCCGAAGCCCGGTTGCGGGTCGCCCAGGCCGAGTCGGCGTCGGTCAAGACGCTCTCGGACACCATTGCAGGCACCGGCGGCAACCCGGCCAACTTCCTGATCGCCATGCGCTACATCGAGACCTTGCGCGAGATGGTCTCGGGCCGCGACAACAAGGTGATCTACCTGCCGTACGAGGCGACCAGCCTGCTCGGCGCCGTCGGCGGCATCAAGGACATCTTCGACGGCGCGCGCGGCCAGGGGGTGCTATCCTCGACCCGTGGCGGAACTCACCTGGGTTGA
- the miaA gene encoding tRNA (adenosine(37)-N6)-dimethylallyltransferase MiaA, which produces MVVIGGPTAAGKSALALELAERLGGEIVSADSRQVYREFDIGTAKPGEAERARVPHALIDVAEPTETYTVARYREAATAAIAAAHAAGRLPLLVGGTGFYIRAVLGGTPIPEVAPDPERRAWLMAQPDLHARLQALDPESAARLHPNDRFRLARAIEVVTATGRPLATFKAEAAPYRVVYLVAALPPDDLAARIAARTEQMLAAGWRDEVARLVAKYGPALPLLRTLGYAELVAEMAGEATAAEATERIVRNTRRYARRQLTWFRAERSAHWLDMAGRGNLKAWIDAAIAEIRPLLEAGPG; this is translated from the coding sequence CTGGTCGTGATCGGCGGGCCGACCGCGGCGGGGAAGTCCGCACTGGCGCTGGAGCTGGCCGAGCGGCTGGGCGGGGAAATCGTGTCGGCGGACTCCCGGCAGGTCTATCGGGAATTCGACATCGGCACGGCCAAGCCCGGGGAGGCCGAGCGGGCGCGGGTCCCCCATGCGCTCATCGACGTGGCCGAGCCTACCGAGACCTACACGGTGGCGCGGTACCGCGAGGCCGCGACGGCGGCGATCGCGGCGGCCCACGCGGCGGGCCGCCTTCCCCTGCTGGTCGGCGGGACCGGGTTTTACATCCGCGCCGTGCTGGGCGGCACGCCCATCCCGGAGGTGGCGCCCGATCCAGAGCGCCGCGCCTGGCTGATGGCCCAGCCGGATCTGCATGCGCGCTTGCAGGCCCTGGATCCCGAATCGGCCGCGCGCCTGCATCCCAACGATCGCTTCCGCCTGGCCCGGGCCATCGAGGTCGTCACGGCCACCGGCCGGCCCCTCGCCACCTTCAAGGCCGAAGCGGCGCCGTACCGCGTGGTCTACCTGGTGGCGGCGCTTCCCCCCGACGACCTGGCAGCTCGCATCGCGGCCCGCACCGAGCAGATGCTGGCGGCCGGTTGGCGGGACGAGGTGGCGCGCCTGGTGGCGAAGTACGGGCCGGCACTGCCGCTGCTCCGCACGCTCGGCTATGCCGAACTGGTGGCCGAGATGGCCGGGGAGGCGACCGCGGCCGAGGCGACCGAGCGCATCGTTCGCAACACCCGCCGGTATGCCCGCCGGCAACTCACGTGGTTCCGGGCCGAACGGTCGGCGCACTGGCTCGACATGGCTGGCCGTGGTAACCTGAAAGCCTGGATCGACGCGGCGATTGCCGAGATCCGGCCGCTGCTGGAGGCAGGTCCCGGGTGA